From a region of the Ardenticatena maritima genome:
- a CDS encoding phosphatase PAP2 family protein: protein MGALDWMLFRLINGLAGQWPPLDGVMFFLATDYMLPTMAFSVLVFFWLSGRDRERVMAFSGLVAFVWANIVVKALNLMWRRPRPFTTHDDVVLLFYRPSDPSFPANSATALAALGWLVWRHNRRVGGLLLLLAVAMGVARIYVGVHYPFDVIGGWVLGIAAAETWYRYGEPRALPVMQGVARMLARLGLA, encoded by the coding sequence ATGGGTGCTTTGGATTGGATGCTCTTTCGCCTCATCAACGGGTTGGCGGGGCAGTGGCCGCCCCTTGATGGGGTGATGTTCTTCCTGGCAACCGATTACATGTTGCCGACGATGGCGTTCAGCGTGCTGGTCTTCTTCTGGCTTAGCGGCCGCGACCGCGAGCGTGTGATGGCGTTCAGCGGGTTGGTGGCGTTCGTGTGGGCGAATATCGTTGTGAAGGCGCTCAACCTGATGTGGCGGCGTCCTCGCCCATTCACCACACATGATGATGTGGTGTTACTCTTCTACCGCCCCAGCGACCCCTCGTTCCCCGCCAATTCCGCCACGGCGCTGGCGGCGTTGGGCTGGTTGGTGTGGCGACACAACCGGCGTGTGGGGGGGCTGTTGCTCTTGCTGGCGGTGGCGATGGGGGTGGCGCGTATCTACGTCGGCGTGCATTACCCGTTCGATGTGATTGGTGGGTGGGTGTTGGGCATTGCGGCGGCGGAAACGTGGTATCGCTATGGTGAGCCGCGCGCGTTGCCTGTGATGCAAGGCGTGGCGCGGATGTTGGCACGTCTCGGATTGGCGTAA
- a CDS encoding ArnT family glycosyltransferase, with protein sequence MNVEATDATEKPVSLAPRTYGVLLALFLAVAAWVRWQYAREISLFVDEFTTMWAAKRILELGVPRMPSGVLYTRGILASYVEAAFLAYRYDPLVARIPSILFALATIVTVYHVGRRQFGARVGLVAAALMVLAPEEIVWGARARFYMQLQLFVLLTAWVTYASVRAQDPRRRARLHVWFVVLFVLALFSQEETILLYPALVAAIVAWRGVRFFRHPDAVLAHVGAWIAMGVRYLIEKVGQPGYFETIQARRPYVGLIFDIRGAWEEYGPFFYEPARLVLTLFVLVALVMALREARRAWRFDSWRTCLLDGCAALRTIATSYQATLYYLWLFGAVFVVILLFVGQTWREMRYIFMIVPFWFLPAAAGIVWTWDRFVRSPRLREQGALGLAIVAMALFVPDAVRTLRQQVEGYDLALAYIAEHRQPGDAVLTPQPPACAAVFGPCDYYAIQKDYEEYVIRRDGVWVDRWTGAPLLNTVEQLEEVIRTHPHTYFLVDGYRLATRYEPAFVRMVVEQMDVVFMDRGIAVLRADGWRDVPPRPVVHTYEPPVNFKNEVGLRRVELTGDHVMPGETLNAMLAWTALGKVWDEYNVFFHLEAPDGSLLAQDDAPPVDGVMPTWLFHIGEQPEYPDEHTLAIPADAPTGRYRLQTGLYLLDTLERLPILNAEGEPVGDAWTVDYIWVGERPPLPPVALNAAFEGGLVLVAQNERPARLTPGSEIAITLAWRADAPLARDYTFFVQLLNADGVLVAQNDRQPEGGFYPTTAWDVGEVVQDTYRLTIPADAPPGTYRLIAGAYWWQTGERLRLPDGSDAVLLGTVEVVAP encoded by the coding sequence GTGAACGTCGAAGCAACAGACGCAACAGAAAAGCCGGTTTCGCTTGCACCGCGCACCTATGGCGTCTTGCTGGCGCTCTTTCTTGCAGTTGCGGCGTGGGTGCGCTGGCAGTACGCGCGTGAAATCAGCCTCTTTGTGGACGAATTTACCACCATGTGGGCGGCAAAGCGCATTTTGGAATTGGGCGTGCCGCGTATGCCGAGTGGTGTGCTCTACACGCGCGGTATTCTCGCCTCTTACGTCGAAGCGGCGTTCCTGGCGTATCGGTACGACCCGCTGGTCGCGCGCATTCCCAGCATCCTGTTTGCGTTGGCAACGATCGTCACCGTCTATCACGTGGGGCGTCGGCAGTTTGGCGCGCGGGTGGGGTTGGTTGCCGCGGCGCTGATGGTGCTGGCGCCCGAAGAAATTGTGTGGGGCGCGCGTGCACGCTTCTACATGCAGTTGCAACTGTTCGTCCTGCTGACGGCGTGGGTGACGTATGCCTCGGTACGGGCGCAAGACCCCCGACGCCGGGCGCGCCTGCATGTCTGGTTTGTGGTGCTGTTTGTGCTGGCGTTGTTCAGCCAGGAAGAAACGATTTTGCTCTATCCGGCGCTGGTGGCGGCTATTGTGGCGTGGCGGGGCGTGCGTTTCTTCCGCCACCCCGATGCCGTGCTTGCCCATGTGGGGGCGTGGATTGCCATGGGGGTGCGCTACCTGATCGAGAAAGTCGGGCAGCCCGGCTACTTCGAGACCATTCAGGCGCGCCGCCCTTACGTGGGGTTGATTTTCGACATTCGCGGGGCGTGGGAGGAGTACGGTCCTTTCTTTTATGAACCCGCGCGGCTTGTGCTCACGCTTTTCGTGCTGGTGGCGCTGGTGATGGCTCTGCGCGAAGCCCGCCGCGCCTGGCGTTTCGATTCGTGGCGTACATGCCTGCTGGATGGATGCGCAGCCCTGCGCACCATTGCCACGTCCTATCAGGCGACGCTCTACTACCTCTGGCTTTTTGGCGCTGTGTTTGTGGTCATTCTGCTCTTTGTGGGGCAAACCTGGCGCGAAATGCGCTACATCTTCATGATTGTGCCCTTCTGGTTTTTGCCGGCTGCGGCGGGCATCGTCTGGACGTGGGACCGCTTTGTCCGCTCGCCGCGCCTGCGTGAACAGGGCGCGCTTGGGCTCGCAATCGTGGCGATGGCGCTCTTCGTTCCCGATGCGGTGCGCACGTTGCGCCAGCAGGTGGAAGGCTACGACCTGGCGCTGGCGTACATTGCCGAACACCGCCAACCGGGCGACGCCGTGCTGACGCCGCAACCGCCGGCGTGCGCCGCCGTCTTTGGTCCTTGCGACTACTACGCCATTCAGAAAGATTACGAGGAGTATGTCATTCGGCGCGATGGTGTCTGGGTTGACCGCTGGACAGGTGCGCCCTTGCTGAACACGGTTGAACAATTGGAAGAGGTCATCCGCACACATCCGCACACCTACTTTTTGGTTGACGGGTATCGTCTGGCGACACGCTACGAACCCGCGTTTGTGCGCATGGTGGTGGAACAGATGGACGTGGTTTTCATGGACCGGGGTATTGCCGTCCTGCGGGCGGATGGTTGGCGCGATGTGCCGCCGCGTCCGGTGGTGCACACCTATGAGCCGCCTGTCAATTTCAAGAACGAAGTTGGCTTGCGGCGCGTCGAATTGACCGGCGACCATGTGATGCCCGGTGAAACGCTCAACGCCATGCTGGCGTGGACGGCGTTGGGCAAGGTGTGGGACGAATACAACGTCTTCTTCCATCTGGAAGCGCCCGACGGCAGCCTGCTTGCCCAGGATGATGCGCCGCCGGTGGACGGCGTGATGCCGACGTGGTTGTTCCACATTGGCGAGCAGCCTGAGTATCCTGATGAGCATACGCTTGCCATTCCGGCGGATGCACCCACGGGGCGGTATCGCTTGCAGACCGGCTTGTACCTGCTCGATACGCTTGAACGATTGCCTATTTTGAACGCGGAAGGCGAGCCGGTGGGCGACGCCTGGACGGTGGACTACATTTGGGTTGGGGAGCGTCCACCCCTGCCGCCTGTGGCGCTGAACGCCGCCTTTGAGGGCGGATTGGTGCTGGTGGCGCAAAACGAACGCCCCGCACGCCTCACACCTGGCAGCGAAATTGCCATAACGCTTGCCTGGCGCGCCGACGCGCCTCTGGCGCGCGATTACACCTTCTTTGTGCAGTTGCTCAACGCCGATGGTGTGCTCGTCGCGCAGAACGACCGCCAACCCGAAGGCGGCTTTTACCCCACCACGGCGTGGGATGTGGGCGAGGTGGTGCAAGACACCTACCGTCTCACCATTCCCGCTGATGCGCCGCCGGGCACCTATCGCCTGATTGCTGGGGCGTACTGGTGGCAGACGGGTGAACGTCTGCGCCTGCCCGATGGGAGCGATGCGGTTCTGCTCGGTACAGTTGAGGTGGTTGCTCCCTGA
- the greA gene encoding transcription elongation factor GreA, giving the protein MSTHQKPTLLTPEGKAKLEEELRYLKEVRRPEVAEMIRRAREEGDLRENAGYDEAKREQAFVEGRIQQLEELLRHVQVIDEAAKAQGVVTIGSTVVVREEGGPEERFTVVGSAEADPANGRISNESPIGKALLGHKVGDRVEVQTPGGTIVFEIVAIE; this is encoded by the coding sequence ATGAGCACGCACCAAAAACCCACTTTGTTGACACCAGAGGGGAAAGCCAAGCTCGAAGAAGAATTGCGCTACCTGAAAGAAGTGCGCCGCCCCGAAGTTGCGGAGATGATTCGCCGCGCACGCGAAGAAGGCGACTTGCGCGAAAACGCTGGCTACGATGAAGCCAAGCGGGAGCAAGCCTTTGTGGAAGGGCGCATCCAGCAACTGGAAGAGCTGTTGCGCCACGTGCAGGTGATTGATGAGGCCGCCAAAGCGCAAGGCGTCGTCACCATTGGCTCAACGGTGGTGGTGCGCGAAGAGGGTGGTCCTGAGGAGCGCTTCACCGTCGTCGGCTCAGCCGAAGCCGACCCCGCCAACGGACGCATTTCCAATGAATCGCCCATTGGCAAGGCGTTGCTGGGGCACAAAGTGGGCGACCGTGTAGAAGTGCAAACGCCGGGCGGCACCATTGTGTTCGAGATTGTCGCCATCGAATAA
- a CDS encoding carboxypeptidase M32 codes for MVEQKLAELKARLLEVDNINAAASVLSWDQSTYMPPGGAQARARQLATLQQLSHQKFTDPAIGRLLDDLQAYAESLPYDHDDAALIRVTRREYERATKIPQDLVAALSAHISQSYAAWVEARPANDWARMVPLLEKTVELSRRIADCFPGYEHPMDPLIEWADPGMTVATIRPLFAKLRDNLVPLVEAITAHPPADDSCLHRTYPEDRQREFGERVIRAFGYDFNRGRQDKTAHPFMIKFSIGDVRITTRFKENDLSEGLFSTLHEAGHALYEQNVDWAYEGTPLANGASSGVHESQSRLWENLVGRSRPFWEHYYPHLQATFPEQLGDVSLDTFYRAINKVQRSLIRTDADEVTYNLHVLIRFDLEAQLLEGSLAVKDLRDAWNARYESDLGITPPDDAHGVLQDVHWFGGVVGGAFQGYTLGNIMSAQIFNAAVNAHPSIPDEIRQGQFETLRTWLTENIYRHGAKFLPLELIERATGKPLDIADYIAYLRRKYGELYPEAVKA; via the coding sequence GTGGTCGAACAAAAACTTGCCGAACTCAAAGCCCGTTTGCTGGAAGTGGACAACATCAACGCCGCCGCTTCGGTGTTGTCGTGGGACCAATCCACCTACATGCCGCCGGGGGGCGCTCAGGCGCGCGCCCGCCAACTGGCAACGTTGCAACAACTCTCGCATCAAAAATTCACCGACCCCGCCATTGGGCGCTTGCTGGACGACCTGCAAGCCTACGCCGAAAGCCTGCCCTACGACCATGACGACGCCGCGCTCATCCGCGTCACCCGCCGCGAGTACGAACGCGCAACCAAAATCCCGCAAGACCTGGTGGCGGCATTGTCGGCGCACATCTCGCAATCCTATGCGGCATGGGTGGAAGCCCGCCCGGCAAACGACTGGGCGCGCATGGTGCCGCTTCTGGAAAAAACCGTTGAGTTGAGCCGCCGCATTGCCGATTGCTTCCCCGGATATGAGCACCCAATGGACCCGTTGATTGAGTGGGCCGACCCCGGCATGACGGTGGCGACGATTCGCCCACTGTTCGCCAAACTGCGCGACAACCTGGTGCCGCTTGTGGAAGCCATTACCGCCCATCCACCCGCCGACGACAGTTGCCTGCACCGCACCTATCCGGAAGACCGGCAACGCGAATTCGGCGAGCGCGTCATTCGCGCCTTCGGTTACGATTTCAACCGCGGGCGGCAAGATAAAACCGCCCACCCGTTCATGATCAAATTCTCGATTGGCGACGTGCGTATCACCACCCGCTTCAAAGAAAACGACCTGAGCGAAGGTCTGTTCAGCACGCTGCACGAAGCGGGGCATGCGCTCTACGAGCAAAATGTGGATTGGGCATACGAAGGCACACCGCTCGCCAACGGCGCATCAAGCGGCGTGCACGAAAGCCAATCGCGGCTGTGGGAGAACCTGGTGGGGCGTAGTCGCCCCTTCTGGGAGCACTACTACCCGCACTTGCAAGCCACTTTCCCCGAACAACTTGGCGACGTCTCGCTGGATACGTTCTACCGCGCCATCAACAAAGTCCAGCGCTCGCTCATCCGCACCGACGCTGACGAAGTTACCTACAATCTGCACGTGCTGATTCGTTTCGACCTGGAAGCCCAACTGCTGGAAGGCTCGCTCGCGGTCAAAGATTTGCGCGACGCCTGGAACGCACGCTATGAAAGCGATTTGGGCATCACGCCGCCGGACGACGCCCACGGTGTGTTGCAAGATGTGCACTGGTTTGGCGGGGTTGTCGGTGGGGCGTTCCAGGGCTACACGTTGGGCAATATCATGAGCGCACAAATTTTCAACGCCGCCGTCAACGCACATCCCTCTATCCCCGATGAGATTCGTCAGGGGCAGTTTGAAACCCTGCGCACGTGGCTCACCGAAAACATTTACCGCCACGGCGCAAAATTCTTGCCGCTGGAACTCATCGAACGCGCAACCGGCAAACCTTTGGACATTGCCGATTACATTGCCTATCTGCGCCGCAAATATGGCGAACTCTATCCGGAAGCCGTCAAGGCATAA
- a CDS encoding adenine phosphoribosyltransferase, which yields MDHLKALIRDVPDFPTKGILFKDITTLLKDADAFGEVIDRMASRYVDDEIDLVAAIESRGFIFGAPLAYELGLGFVPVRKLGKLPAETIEQEYTLEYGSNHLEMHVDAVQPGQRVLIVDDLLATGGTAKATAQLVERLGGIVHGFAFMVELTFLNGRSRLEGYDVFTLIQY from the coding sequence ATGGATCATCTGAAAGCACTCATCCGTGATGTGCCCGATTTCCCCACCAAAGGGATTTTGTTCAAAGATATTACGACCTTGCTCAAAGATGCCGACGCTTTTGGTGAAGTGATTGACCGCATGGCGTCCCGTTATGTGGATGATGAAATTGACCTGGTGGCGGCGATTGAGTCGCGCGGCTTTATTTTTGGTGCGCCACTGGCATATGAGTTGGGGCTTGGCTTTGTGCCCGTGCGCAAGTTGGGGAAGTTGCCCGCGGAAACGATTGAGCAGGAGTACACGCTGGAATATGGCAGCAATCATCTGGAAATGCACGTGGATGCGGTTCAGCCTGGCCAGCGGGTTTTGATTGTGGACGATTTGCTGGCAACGGGCGGCACGGCTAAAGCGACGGCGCAGTTGGTCGAACGCTTGGGCGGCATTGTGCACGGGTTTGCCTTCATGGTGGAATTGACGTTCCTGAATGGTCGTTCGCGGCTGGAAGGGTACGATGTGTTTACGTTGATCCAGTATTGA
- the def gene encoding peptide deformylase, with translation MPLREIVTVPNDVLREKAQPVETFGPELRALVRDMIETMRAAHGVGLAGPQIAELKRVIVVEVPADEEDEGANVGSPWIGKPFALVNPEIVEASEEMEAGIEGCLSIPGYVGEVMRHTRIVVIGRNEWGKPRRIEAEGFLARVLQHEIDHLNGILYTDRLTSPDRFWEVQEGEEEETVAE, from the coding sequence ATGCCGTTGCGTGAAATCGTGACTGTTCCAAATGACGTGTTGCGTGAAAAAGCCCAGCCGGTGGAAACGTTTGGCCCCGAATTGCGGGCGCTGGTGCGCGATATGATTGAAACGATGCGCGCGGCGCACGGCGTGGGGCTGGCTGGTCCTCAGATTGCCGAATTGAAGCGGGTGATTGTCGTCGAAGTCCCCGCCGACGAAGAGGATGAGGGAGCGAATGTCGGCAGCCCCTGGATTGGCAAACCGTTCGCGCTGGTGAACCCGGAAATTGTGGAAGCAAGCGAAGAGATGGAAGCGGGTATCGAGGGGTGTCTGTCCATTCCCGGCTACGTTGGTGAAGTGATGCGCCACACGCGCATTGTGGTGATTGGACGCAATGAGTGGGGCAAACCGCGCCGCATTGAAGCCGAAGGGTTCTTGGCGCGTGTCTTGCAGCATGAAATTGACCACTTGAACGGCATTCTCTACACCGACCGCCTGACGTCGCCAGACCGGTTTTGGGAAGTGCAAGAAGGCGAAGAGGAAGAGACAGTCGCCGAATAA
- a CDS encoding cyclodeaminase/cyclohydrolase family protein, giving the protein MHAFREQTIGTFLDALASDAPAPGGGAAAGLAGAMGAALISMVTNLTIGRKKYADVEEEMKAIREQAEAIRVELTALAELDAQVFERVMEAYRLPRETDEQKAARKQAIREALKEATEVPLRMAEQAARLFELAVPLAEKGNKNAISDAGAGVQLANAAFETALLNVAINLSLLDDEAFAAQVRERVEALRAVQAEYKDKAVETVYRRILG; this is encoded by the coding sequence ATGCATGCCTTCCGTGAGCAGACGATTGGAACGTTTTTGGACGCATTGGCGAGCGACGCCCCAGCGCCGGGCGGCGGTGCGGCTGCCGGTTTGGCGGGGGCTATGGGCGCGGCGCTTATCTCGATGGTCACGAACCTCACCATTGGGCGGAAGAAGTACGCCGATGTTGAGGAAGAGATGAAGGCCATTCGCGAGCAGGCGGAGGCGATTCGTGTGGAATTGACGGCGCTGGCGGAATTGGACGCGCAGGTGTTTGAGCGTGTGATGGAGGCGTATCGCCTGCCGCGCGAGACCGATGAGCAGAAAGCCGCTCGCAAACAAGCGATTCGCGAGGCGCTGAAAGAAGCGACGGAGGTGCCGCTGCGCATGGCTGAACAGGCGGCGCGCCTGTTTGAGTTGGCGGTGCCGCTTGCCGAAAAGGGCAACAAGAACGCTATCAGCGACGCCGGCGCCGGTGTGCAGTTGGCGAATGCGGCTTTTGAAACGGCGTTGCTCAACGTGGCGATCAATCTTTCGTTGTTAGATGATGAGGCGTTTGCCGCGCAGGTGCGCGAGCGTGTCGAAGCCTTGCGTGCCGTGCAGGCTGAATACAAAGACAAAGCCGTGGAAACGGTCTATCGCCGCATTTTGGGGTAG
- a CDS encoding glycosyltransferase family 2 protein has protein sequence MTQTAVSTTDIHTAEQASAPYISVVIPLYNEEESIPHLYEKLTEALEAYGKPYEVIIVDDGSTDGSYPLLRQIAEKDKRFKIVRLRRNFGQTAAFAAGFDHARGEVIITMDADLQNDPADIPKLMAKIEEGYDIVSGWRINRQDRFLDRKLPSMIANRLISNVTEVRLHDYGCSLKAYRAEVLREVRLYGELHRFIPALASQVGGAVTEVPVNHHPRRFGKSKYGISRTIRVILDLITVWFLGTYSTRPLHVFGTMGLVSAGIGVLLGLYLSFLKIVEGQNIGGRPLLLLAVLLVVVGVQLITMGLLAEMIIRTYHESQGKPIYVVREVLNADEA, from the coding sequence ATGACTCAAACAGCGGTTTCGACAACTGATATTCACACCGCCGAGCAGGCGTCTGCGCCATACATCTCGGTGGTGATTCCCCTTTATAACGAAGAAGAAAGCATCCCACACCTTTATGAGAAACTGACCGAAGCCCTTGAAGCATACGGCAAGCCCTACGAAGTCATCATTGTGGATGACGGCTCGACCGACGGCAGTTATCCCCTGTTGCGGCAAATCGCCGAAAAAGACAAGCGGTTCAAGATTGTGCGGTTGCGCCGCAACTTTGGGCAAACCGCCGCTTTTGCCGCCGGATTCGACCATGCGCGGGGTGAGGTCATCATTACCATGGACGCCGACTTGCAAAACGACCCCGCCGATATTCCCAAACTCATGGCAAAAATCGAAGAGGGGTACGATATTGTGAGCGGCTGGCGTATCAACCGCCAAGACCGCTTTTTGGACCGCAAATTGCCCTCGATGATTGCCAACCGCCTCATCTCGAACGTGACCGAAGTGCGCTTGCACGATTACGGGTGCTCGCTCAAAGCCTATCGCGCCGAGGTGCTGCGCGAAGTGCGCTTGTACGGCGAATTGCACCGCTTCATTCCGGCGCTTGCAAGCCAGGTGGGTGGGGCGGTCACCGAGGTGCCCGTCAATCACCATCCGCGCCGCTTTGGCAAATCAAAGTATGGCATTAGCCGCACCATTCGCGTGATTCTCGACCTGATTACGGTCTGGTTTTTGGGGACGTACTCGACGCGCCCCTTGCACGTTTTCGGGACGATGGGGCTGGTTTCAGCGGGCATTGGTGTTCTGTTGGGGCTGTACCTTTCATTTTTGAAAATTGTTGAAGGTCAGAATATCGGCGGACGCCCCTTGCTGTTGCTGGCTGTCTTGCTGGTGGTCGTTGGGGTGCAGTTGATTACCATGGGCTTGCTGGCGGAGATGATTATCCGCACGTACCACGAAAGCCAGGGCAAACCTATTTACGTTGTACGCGAAGTGCTCAACGCCGATGAAGCGTGA
- a CDS encoding glycoside hydrolase family 99-like domain-containing protein, translated as MQSSGEAAAQPEPPSPTPSPTATLRPTFTPLPTETPTPTATATPTNTPTPSPTPTATITPTPTQTATPTPVPPTPTPQPTPTPVQRVERVVLANYFAWYDGDKWDACNISAGDRPLEPYHSDDAGAIRRHIEQALAVGIDGFTLNWFAPGERTDRNFQTLLAQSAGTPFRSTVVFHRHIWHGSPAPNQQNVAEAIAYILNTYAGHPNFLRLAGRPVIFFTDVYRVPITGGQTPQEAWAAIRAQVDPNHSAWWIAEGLDPSFLSVFDGLYVHKITHAKWPNDYVKMPRWAGWVRSWEQQTGQPKLWVATLMPGWDDTRAGCKPDIRVPSEPHRRDRENGAFYRATFNAAMQSLPDVLWINSWNEWVEGTYIEPSVQYGDLYYRMTAEFTAQFK; from the coding sequence ATGCAATCTTCGGGCGAGGCGGCTGCGCAGCCGGAACCGCCCTCGCCAACGCCAAGTCCAACTGCCACCCTGCGCCCGACGTTTACGCCGCTTCCAACAGAAACCCCTACCCCAACGGCGACGGCGACCCCCACCAACACCCCTACGCCCTCGCCGACGCCGACGGCAACCATCACCCCCACGCCGACACAGACGGCTACGCCAACGCCGGTGCCGCCCACCCCAACACCACAGCCGACCCCCACACCGGTGCAGCGGGTAGAACGGGTGGTGTTGGCGAACTATTTTGCATGGTATGATGGTGACAAGTGGGATGCCTGCAACATCAGCGCGGGCGACCGTCCGCTCGAACCGTACCACTCCGATGACGCCGGGGCGATTCGCCGCCACATTGAACAGGCGCTTGCCGTCGGCATTGACGGCTTCACGCTCAACTGGTTTGCTCCGGGGGAACGAACCGATCGCAATTTCCAAACCTTGCTGGCGCAATCGGCGGGCACACCTTTCCGCTCAACCGTTGTCTTCCATCGCCATATCTGGCACGGCTCGCCTGCGCCAAACCAGCAAAACGTCGCCGAAGCCATTGCCTACATTCTCAACACCTACGCCGGACACCCCAACTTCTTGCGGTTGGCGGGGCGTCCCGTGATTTTCTTCACCGATGTCTATCGCGTTCCCATCACGGGTGGGCAAACCCCGCAAGAAGCATGGGCTGCCATTCGCGCCCAGGTGGACCCCAACCATAGCGCCTGGTGGATTGCCGAGGGGCTGGACCCCTCGTTCCTGAGCGTGTTTGATGGCTTGTATGTGCACAAAATTACGCACGCGAAGTGGCCGAACGACTACGTCAAAATGCCGCGCTGGGCGGGGTGGGTACGCTCGTGGGAACAACAAACCGGCCAGCCCAAATTGTGGGTTGCCACGCTGATGCCCGGCTGGGATGATACGCGCGCCGGCTGTAAACCTGACATCCGCGTGCCGAGTGAGCCCCACCGCCGCGACCGCGAGAACGGCGCGTTCTACCGCGCCACCTTCAACGCGGCGATGCAAAGCCTTCCCGACGTGTTGTGGATCAATTCCTGGAATGAATGGGTGGAGGGGACGTACATTGAGCCCAGCGTGCAGTATGGCGACCTCTACTACCGTATGACGGCGGAATTTACAGCGCAATTCAAGTGA
- a CDS encoding COX15/CtaA family protein, with the protein MSIRAIRKDPITAWLLLVAFLTFFMVVLGGYVRLSRAGLSIVEWNVITGVVPPLSEEAWQQEFAKYQQTPEYQLVNKGMSLEEYKEIFLIEWFHRLVGRIAGLLVVVPLIVYGIRGIIPWRESWRYWLIAALFGVQGLIGWLMVASGLVDRPAVSHLRLTIHLLTALTLFALTLWMAFNRIYADETIRRPASPTLTRLAWALLVVLVVQIAYGGLVAGLKAGHVSDTWPLMFGYLVPPKLLSVMEPWWVNLFETPLTVHFIHRWFAFVVAAVVVALAVAVRRQGYDDEVIASTNLLLALVVVQISLGVSVVIFGVPKWLAIAHQGTAVLLLGTTIFLLHRLRRAAPAAVAVPVSSQQRAHT; encoded by the coding sequence ATGAGCATCCGTGCCATTCGCAAAGACCCCATCACGGCCTGGCTTCTTTTGGTGGCGTTTCTCACCTTCTTCATGGTGGTGTTGGGCGGCTACGTGCGCCTCTCACGCGCCGGCCTTTCGATCGTGGAGTGGAACGTCATCACGGGCGTGGTGCCGCCGCTGAGTGAAGAAGCCTGGCAACAAGAATTTGCCAAGTATCAGCAGACGCCGGAGTACCAACTGGTCAACAAAGGCATGTCGCTGGAAGAATACAAGGAAATTTTCCTCATTGAGTGGTTCCACCGTCTGGTGGGGCGCATTGCGGGGTTGCTGGTTGTGGTGCCGCTGATTGTGTACGGCATCCGCGGCATCATCCCCTGGCGCGAATCGTGGCGGTACTGGCTCATCGCCGCCCTGTTTGGCGTGCAAGGGCTGATTGGCTGGCTGATGGTGGCGAGTGGGCTGGTGGATCGCCCCGCGGTGAGCCATTTGCGCCTGACCATTCACCTGCTGACCGCCCTCACGCTTTTCGCCCTCACGCTCTGGATGGCGTTCAATCGCATCTACGCCGACGAAACCATCCGCCGCCCCGCCTCACCCACGCTGACACGGCTGGCGTGGGCGCTGCTGGTGGTGCTGGTGGTGCAAATCGCCTATGGCGGGCTGGTTGCCGGGCTCAAAGCGGGGCACGTTTCGGACACGTGGCCGCTGATGTTCGGCTATCTTGTGCCGCCCAAACTGCTGTCGGTGATGGAACCGTGGTGGGTCAACTTGTTTGAAACGCCGCTGACGGTGCACTTCATTCACCGCTGGTTTGCGTTTGTCGTCGCGGCAGTCGTCGTTGCGCTCGCGGTCGCCGTGCGCCGACAGGGATACGATGATGAAGTGATTGCCAGCACCAACCTGTTGCTGGCGCTGGTGGTTGTGCAGATTTCGCTGGGCGTGAGCGTCGTCATCTTTGGCGTGCCCAAATGGCTGGCGATCGCCCACCAAGGCACCGCTGTGCTCCTGCTTGGCACAACCATTTTCCTGCTTCACCGTCTGCGCCGCGCCGCACCGGCTGCGGTCGCTGTGCCGGTTTCCTCGCAACAACGCGCCCACACCTGA